From Perca flavescens isolate YP-PL-M2 chromosome 19, PFLA_1.0, whole genome shotgun sequence:
cggcggaaatactcatgcgcacatacagtgagcacatacagcgagtttgaatatatatttagttttaaaaaaaagcaacacagcggctgctgtAAAATAGCTAGAATTGGtatgggagaaaattgctgctcgagtcaatgtgTAATCTCTAATATAgtgtattcatttcatatttcatCACAGGTAacctataatattactggtgaaaactggaatggtAGTAGgctacacctataatttcatttaggtgcaatcctgcgggcaaaAAAGTAAActactactaatcccattctgaggttgcagcaccatcattaacagaattaggATTCGGAAAAATACATAAtgtgacacaaagaatctgctgggatgtagagcatgtccacgatgggtgacgttagtgataggAGGatggataaggttatgtaggttacataactgatagactgggaagaaaacaacgataccgctcaaataggaagttatctggaaatgaaaatacatctatagtccgaggctcaatatcatctcccgacatatgtttaactccctgcaaagtaatacagcttcttcatcaacggaatcgtcgacaaaaggaaattCCATGTTcggaaaaaaaacgttttatagttTGCCTAacagttaataaaccaaccaggtttttttattcatgcacatAACAAATGCACAAAACTGctcctgatacagactgaatgaatgaatgaggaaatgaaagagcgccATGTCAGAGGGAGAAGACAGAGAAACTCTacgtttcttgaagaaaacctgctcccgaccaggttaggttcacaggctcagttaccatagtaactgactctgacgttaagttacctctctttctgaaacgggctggagATACCCCcctctctcaggtttgattaacctccctttctgaaacagaaaacgcAGAGTttcccctcatctcagggttaacaaactccgAATTTTCACTAAACcagctttctgaaacggacccctgcTATGCCTCTATTTCTTTTTGGACTAGACAGCAGTCCTTTGGCAGCACTGGGGAAAAGCCACACGGCCTGATAGTTAGCATCTGTTCACAACACTTGAGGCTCTACGAGTTACTGTCTACCTTCCAGTCATTACTCAGGGATCCGTTGACCTCtacctttttactttttaagctTTTAGTGCAGCAGGCGTTGTGGTTTTCGACAGGATGTAGCAGTCTTTGCGCTCTCACATGCAATAGATAGAAATACCACACTTCTGAAAATAGTTCTTTAATCAAAGAATACTACTGACACTGAGTGAAATAATTActaatagaatagaatataccACATTATCAAAATATTGAACAGGATAAACAGAAAACAGTCACTTTAAAGTCCAAAGCCTGTCCAACTTTACCATAGTGGTATCTATTTGCTTTAACTTCACTTCTGGCAAACCCCTAGTACAATGGAGGTCAGTCTTAGTTTTCCACTTCAGGTTATTGCTAACGTGTGTTCCAAGGAATTTAAAAGAGTCAGTCACACCTCAGTGCATTACTGGGTACACACTGGGACCTGTGATGGAGAACACAGTGTTTACTGGTTCAAGGACTAGAGTCTGAATCTTTCTCATGCTGGGATTTACTACTGTGCGCCTCATGTGGACACGTTCTGTTTGGAAacattttgattacattttgacCCTGAATATCTGTTGAAAATTAAAATGCAATCTATCCAATAGTTAGTctgaaccaaagtggtggatAGCGCAAATGAAAGACAAACTCACTGCCATCCTTAGAGCCatactgctagcatggctaaaatcAATTCCTCCCTTTTCACTGCTGGATTATCATGGAGACCTTGGCCCATATAAATAGGGCCTGTGGGCACAACAGTGTTGCTTCATGacaactttaaaggggtgatagaatgcaaaactgattgtACTCCGTCAttgttgaataacgacagttcggttggtaaataggacatacatagaagctcaaaatcccattgacacccctttactatgaaaatctcatattttgaaactgcagctgaaaacaggcaaatcccaacaaagctggaagttgacgtcaacctcccaaaaaccggaacctttgtcagcccatgggtgtattaagagaacggtcacgccccaacatttacataggctacacaactgacctgaaatcaggtagtcttctgaatctagctaggtcacgcagatctccgctattccattacaaaattcacttctgaaacttttttatgcgagaaatcaactatgtaaagctcaaatatgggccgctttatgaaaatggatggctaattgcaaattttgtccgactgtgtgttggagttcagctgccggtgctgcctgtgttgcctcgccgcccggcctgccttccttcacagaccccggcctgctatgaggtactttgagctccgtcacgactggcagcccacagcactccatacccgcgcaaagtcaccgtctcATGGGCTAATGGACAACTAAATGcccctgccctgacagagctccagggcctgcatctcccctcttcctgctagctaaatgcccggtgtatgtgagtgagagcgcggtcagcgagtttgttacgccagcaatctcttatcacaggtttcagttaatcttttaatgtgtgtaattataatgtgttgagttatttaaacaaacgattggggaaataaacgccgcttgtccgcgagtctcattgatagagcctgctgctggatgtagctctatcaatgagagctagctagcctcctcttagaatttctctgaaattcacaaatattcattaacttgaaatcggacaccgttgttagctttatgaaacatttagttagatgttgtatatgtggcgtgacgaaattcaaaccgtaaatatactctaattacgaccatgaagctaactagccgcaatctgtacacataggattgaagggacagtcgcagctaacgaaacccttatagttcacaaatattcattaacttgaaatcggacaccgttgttagctttataagacatttaggtatgttgtatagctaagtggcgtgacatgcGTGTAacgtggtaagagattgctggtgtaacaagctcgctgaccgcgctctcactctcacacaacgggccatttagctagcaggaagaggggagttacaggccctggagctctgtcagggctgccagcctaacggagctcacagcaggccggggtctgtgaaggaaggcaggccgggcggcgaggcagcagcaccgccgctgaagtccgacacacagtcttaccatatttgcaattagccatcaattttcgtaaaatggcccatatttaagCTTTATaaagttgatttctcacataaaaaagtctcagaagtgaatttggtaatgaaacattgcagtgtctggaatatgagattctgttgcttctctaatgtgtgtgtattggggatccgctcaaccaatcagcgcgcatctctaatgtctgcgtatggcaatttgctcaaccaatcagcacgcagctcatctaaatattcacgagcataccatatttggaagaaaaactcttgttacaaatagggccaaaacacagggatgcataagggcaaataaaatatcaaccaggccattttcagcccaaccaatgttacataccccactaggagaccataaggaacagtgtgaaatactctatataatcattttatcacccctttaagaatCCATTAGTGCTATATTATATTCAGACTCTTTTGCTGTCAAAACCCATCAAGGATTTATTAGATTATCACGCCATTGTTTTATTGACTAGCCAATGCATAATCTCTTAACCTTCCACATACTTCTGCCCTATGTAGACGCCAGTACATGTATACTAGAGTAATTTGGCAGACATTTTTGTTCAACATGTCTTGGATTTTCTCATTGGGCGCAGTATGGATTTCAGTGTCTAAAGTCATCTGGCACCACGTACAAACAGccaagaaggaaaagaaagattTGCATGTCGTTTTCTTAGACCTTGCCAATGCCTTCGGGTCAGTGCCTCATGAGGTGCTTTGAGCAGCCTTCAACTTCGTCCAAGTCCCAGAGGGCATCACAAAGCTGGTCAAAGGCTATTTCAAGGACCTCCAGTTTTGTGTTACAACTCAGGCTTGTACAACCGCCTGGCAGCACTTGGAGATAGGCATAATGGTGGGCTGCACCATCTCCCCACTGGTCTTCACCATGGTAATGGTGAAGGTTAATAATTCAAGCATCTTGATGGGTGGTCGGAGGGGAACGCCTGAAGAGCGGGCTGCGGCTTCCTCCAAATCAGGGCGTATATGGATGACATGACTACCATAACAACGACTAACGCATGCACCAAACGCCTGCTGTACAAACTCCAGGGAAACGTCAGATGGGCACGAATGGAGATTAAACCCAGCAAATCCTGCAGCATCTCCATTGTGAAGGGCCAGATCGCAAATGAGAGGTTCCACATCAATGACAAGCCGATACCAACGACCTTGGAGAAGCCCATAAAAAGCCTTGATCGGTGGTACAACCAAGATCTCAAAGACTCTGAACAGGTGGAACAACTCAAGCAGGATACCATCAGTGGCCTGAAGCAGATCAACAGCACTGTTCTCCCAGGGAAGCTGAAGCTCTGATGCTTTCAGTTCGGACTGCTGCCCCGCCTCATGTGACCTATTTCCACCCATGAGGTCACCCTATCTATATTATAGTGGAGCTGACACTCCCTTGGGAGGAAGCCATCGATGAGGCATTTGAAAGGAAAAGGTTGTGATATGCAAACTTGGCTGCGGAAGCAGGGAACTGGGGCTGGAAGGTTAACGTGCGTCCAGTGGAAGTGGGCTGCAGGGGCTTTGTAGCTAGTTCCACCACAAGGCTACTAAAGGAGGTTGGAATCAGATGACAGGCTCAGCAGAATAACAATCAAATACTGTGCAACTGCTGCCGAAAGAAGCAGTCACTGGCTGTAGCTGAAGTGGAAGGAGACTGTATGGGCTGCCAAGACAACAGTACAACACACACCCTGGTCTGATCAGCCTGCGGTGGGCCAGCCTCTGGTGAGGATGTATTATGATAAAAGGCTGAAACACCCAATGGGGCCGAGGTGCTCAACTGATGTGTCGTATTGGAGGCACCAGGTGGTTCATCCCCCAATCCAATCCCACCCAAGAGACATCTCCAACAACAGCTCTTGTGCTGAATTATCAAGGGATTCTAACATCTAGTCCTAGTAAGCATACTGTGCCACCAATTGCCATCAATTTTGCAATAAATAGTAAAACCCCTGTGGTTAACTGAGCTACAGCCAAAGTCTAAACAACATTTATGTCAACCAATAATGTAGTTGGTCAGATTCTTTCCCATTTTCAATATATTTCTGCCAGCTATGTTAAACATTTGTTAAACATCATTTGTTAAACATGGCACAGTAAGCTTTTCAATTGACTTGTATTGGATGGTCAAGTTTGCTAAATTATGCCTTGTACATATATTACTGCATTTGTTACAGTTTGGCCTTTCTATATCCCAGCTACTCCGAAACCTGTTGGCCCTTACCCCtatgttcttgttttttttcaatcaatTTTAGTGCAATTGGCTTTGTGGTTTTCTACAGGATGTAACAGTGTTTGCACTCTCACATACTATAGATGCTCTTAAAGACAGAGACCACTAAAACATCCCTCCCAGAAAAGTGCAGTCCTTATCAGGTAATGTACGCAAACGGCAATAATGTTACTTACTCGAAATTCTACTTCAAATACGACAGgaaaagtatgtatgtatgtatgtatgtatgtatgtgtaaaaaacaataacatttaTTGATTGAGCCTCCATGCCTGCTTCTCCAGACTGTAACAGCTCTCCCCTCTGCCTCCAAAAAGTCTGGACTGTAATTAACTCATCCTGCACAAAAGCACCCATAagaacttttttaaacaaacgtATATGCACAGACACGCCTACACTCAGCAGTAGCCACTTTATACAGAACACTACAAAAACTGATTATGAATCAATATTGTATCTCTTTAAGACTGGAACCAAACACACCGACAGTGAGCATGTGATCGCAAGTTTCCTAAATAGGATGTACAGAGTCACTTCTGGTTGGCCAATCAAATGCATCCTTGTCTCTGAAGAGTGGAGACAAAATGCAGATTCTTTCCATTCAGCACGACAATTTGAGCATGATGACATCTCCAAAATTTCTCTTCTTCTATCGGACGTGTTTGTTCTGCGGAAAAGTTGGTGAGTTGTCTTTTTTGTGACTGCAAGTTTGAATTTGTTAAGCCACTACTCATGACATTAGTTCTAATATTCCGTTATGTTTTTCACGTGTTAATAAGGTGCATTTGCTTTGTCTCTCCTATCACTACAGCTCAGACGACTGATCCAAAATTATCCTCATCTTTTCATCAAGAGAGTGGTTTAGTATCAGCTAAAACTGGGGGTAACTTCACTTTGAGAGGTTTCTATGAAGACAATGTTGCTTCAAGGTTTCACTGGTATAAGCAAACTCTGCGACAGAAACCACGGCTCATCTCTACTTACTACAAGTATGAAAAATATGGAACATTTCATGATGAATTCAAAAATAATTCACGCTTCACATTGGATACTGAAACAGGTAAATACAACTTGAAGATCACAGATTTGCGTGTTTCAGACTCAGCTACCTACTACTATGCAAGTAATAAATTAATTATTGAATTTGCGGAGGGAACCTTAGTCGATGTAGAAGGTTCAGGTTTGAAGGTCCCAGCTATGGTCCATCAGTCAGCATCTGAGACCATCCAGCCAGGAGGTTCTGTGACTCTGGACTGTACAGTACACACTGGGACCTGTGATGGAGAACACAGTGTTTACTGGTTCAAGAACTCTGAAGAATCTCAGCCAGGACTCATTTACACCCATGGAGGCAGGAATGATCAGTGTAAGAGGAAACccaacacacaaccacacacctgTGTCTACAAGCTGCCGATGAAGAGTCTGAATCTTTCTCATACTGGGACCTACTACTGTGCTGTTGCCTCATGTGGACACATTCTGTTTGGAAACGGGACTAAGCTGGAGTTAGAAGGTAAGGAACTTTTCTAGCCGAGGTTGTTGCTTCTCATAGGTACTCATTAGTAGGGCGTGGACGATGCGCCCTTGTCCTGATTCAATTCTTTCTGTTTTGCTGTGAACGGCTACAATGTAGTCGCCGTTGGCGGTatgaatagaaaataataagGTAAATcattggtagaaaaaaaaaaagtattctaaggaaaataaaaaaaatttttaccATGCATACTCATGAGGACTTTCTAAATACATTTAGGATTAGAACAGAAAACCTGCTGAAAGATCTCTCTCTATTGTCCCTTTTTCTAAAGATGAAGACTCTCCTGTCTTGGTGTATTTCTTGAGTGGAACTTCGACATTCACCACCATCCTGAGTGTTTTACTGGCTCTCACAGTGTGCGTGATGAACAAGGGAAACAGCTGCCAATCTAAAGGTAACTGCTAGTTTGTATGACTTGTAATCACAGATTTtgacttttaaataaaagtagcgctgtcagcattaacgcgttaatcaCGATGCGATTAAGACCAATCATAACgcgtaaatttttttaaattgcattaatcgcatgccgcaattcattaattcattttacaCTTCACTCAGCTTTGCGTCCTGCCTAACAGTCTACTATTTTGATGCTTTGCCTCACTGTTATCATCAAGCTGCCAAACGTCCTCGtacacatcctgctgctgcagcctgGCTGCAGGCATGACAGCAGCGCGcttattattttccaaaacgcGCTCAGTAGACAAGTGGAAAACCATATGATTGAAATATCACCAAAGCACGTCAAGCTTAagctaccacctacgagctaagcatattACAGTTAACGTGACTGAGGTggatgctagtgggctcaggcaaagcactattttggagagtgctactcaCTGATCTGTGGATGAAACCAAATCCAAAAAAATTACTACAGCTCTTGCAAAATGGGTGGCAACTAACTGCAGACCTGTCAATATCGTAGCAGACTCGGGTCTTAAAGACGTACTACGGTTGGCATGTTCGGACCCGTCTTATACATTGCCGTCGAGGGGGACAGCAGTTTCACGCATACACAGCCTGTATGACACGGAGAAAGCAGCCCAACTGGAACTGCTGCAAGGTGCTGCAAGCGCTGTCTCATTAACTGGTGATCACTGGACATCAGTGactaatcacaattatttaggAGTTACTACACACTATATGGACTCTGGTAAGGATAgggatttttagttttttagttaagtacttggaggaattgtgcgataatgacagattcacacattttgcttttgttaatatgtacttaaaaacagttctgaaatgcaaaatagaattttaatcatgtgataaaacatgcgattaactatagaaattcagcgattaaaaaaaattaatcgtttgacagccctaaataagactttttttctgtttcacaaCCAGAGTCTCAAGCCAGATGTCCAGCTCCCCCCACAGTGAAAGCAAAGGTGATTAAAAAACTATAAACCACCTGCTAAACTACCGTTAAGACACATTTTTATTGCTCAATGCACAATTTTTTGCAAGGTTTTCATTTCTGtcaaagacaaaataatgaTCGTctgatatatattttgttaccagGGTGACCAACACGCTGAAAACCTTCATTATGCTGCTTTAAGTGCCGACCTGTCCAACAGATCAAGAGGACAGAGGGATCCCACCTGGAGTGAATGTGTCTACTACAGCGTAAAGCAGTAGAACTGGACTTATTACATTTGAACTTTGGAGTAAGTCAGGATTTTCTTAGTGCCTCGCTGGATGTGTAACAAAGATGTATATTCAGGTTTGAAATAAATTTGCTTTTATAGCTTCTTCGTGGTCTGCAGACAAAATTAAATCGCTCTATTCTCAACTTATGTGCATATTAACAATACTTTTTGATGTCTGTGTGGCAAATAAACCATGTATCTCAAATCATATTTAAGTgcttataaataaatgtttttttcatgacataAACAGTATATTTAGAAGCTCAAATGGATGCCATAAAAGTCACTTGCATgctttattataatttttttctataaaaaaaatatattttatactcATTTTTTTAACCGAATCATATGTGTTTTTATGCCTTAATgatcaaataataaaaaattgaatGCACTATGAGTTTgaaacagtatgtgtgtgtgcatgtttgatcCAACAGTTTCTTCATACATGAGTGGCTGTTGGCACTAAATAAGTGTCAGAGAACGTGGTTGACCTCACCAACCCCGATCAATGTTAAAACTCAATTGTTCTGGTGCGAAAGTGAAATGGCACACAAAGGTTTTGTTATGACCTAAAAACATGAGGCTCCACTACTTTACAATgttactgtataattaataaattggatTTTACCGatgcaaaaatgtcagaaaacaatGCACCGCTAGTCCATGCCAAATTGTATCCAGTGCACTCACATTGGCACTTTCATGTACGCTCACTTATGTAAATCAGTGAATTTTCCCATCCCTAGTTACTACTGATGGATAGTTTGACCGTGAGGCTGCTACAGTATAGTCATAGCATCATCAGAGATCAAACAGTTGGTTATTCGCACACTTAAAGATGCCTGgtaattcaattaaatatatatactttatgtCTGTCACGGAAGGAGCAGGAGTCAGGCTGGAGGTAAGTGAAGCTGAACTTTATTACACAAAATCCAACAGGAGGAACAGAGAGCAGGTCTACAGGCAGCACACCGACAGGTACAACAAGTAGTTACTGAGAGCGAGTCTAAGTGTCGtggcgcgcgcacgcacgcacgcacgcacgcacgcacgcacgcacgcacgcacgcacgcacgcacgcacgcacacaaagagTGAATGTGCCTCTGCTACTTATAAAGATGGTGGACTGATGaggtgcaggtggtgaactgatgacGTGGCATAACGAAGTGCAGGTGTGAGTGATCAGTGGTCTGATGAAGTGCAGGTGTGAATGATGAGTGCTGAGGACGGTGAATGggaaaacaaactgaaagtccatgacaaccaactgaaagTCCATGTAAACCTGACAGTGTCCAGATAAGCAATATCTGGCCACTGTGTTGGGCCATTGATCCACATGTACAGAAGAAGACTGAAGGGCCTTAACTGCAGACTGTTTAACCCTAATTTCTTAAGGTCCAGGGAAGGTTGCAACATTATACATGTCTGTAAAACAAACGTgttcaacaaaaaataaatgcatacacACTTGCCAAAATTAAAATCCAACCACAGGTTAAACTGTGAAAAACTGCTACAGAGTGACGTGTCCTGCTTTAACTAACCATCTTTGGGTGTAATGCATATTTACATGGTAATGGCCAAGTTTCATGGCATACTTTAGCTAacttacaaaataaatgttaatacaGTTTAAACCATCTAAAAATGAGGGACCTGCTAACACCATTATCCTTTCCCATAGTTTTATGGGGGACACTCGGCACAAAAAGGTTAGTGACCGGACATGTTATGCTTCATTGGGTCGGTACACAGTGGTGCACTTTGGTTCACACCTCAAACATAGGCAAGAGTTAGTACtctctgagttttttttatcacagctCTCTCAGTGCAGTGGCCTTTGTGGTTATCAGCAGGATGTAAGGGTGGTTGTATTCTCACATAGATGCTCCTTAATGCAACGACCACTCCCAGTACAAATTACAAAACACTAGAGTCTTTATCTGGTGACATTTAACAATACTGCAACTACTAACACTAATAGCGCTAATCAGAATACTGTTTAGTTGGAATATTACTGACAACAAAAGATACAAAGTGATTGAATCTATTTATTAGggtattttgaaaaatgtttaaCTGCTTTAACTTAagatacaaatatatatttaaattggACTGTAGACTACTTCAACACCAAAACAGATACAGAAAACTGGATGAACATAATGGAATGATGTGGCCTCTGAATGATGCATTTTTCACAGTTCTGCCTTAACTGCTACACAACACTCAACGTTAGTGTATAACGCATGCAGGAAGGCAGCATTAGTGTTTGTCTAGCAAAGCATTAAACCATTGTTTTGTTGGAGCTATATCTTTGGCTCACATTAGGTAATAACTTCTAGCCTCCGAAGTCTTTTTAAGGCTCGGGCTGTGGAAGTTTGAGCTGTCAAGGGACTCGGTTTTTCCACTGATGTTTTCCTGGCTTTTTAGTAAGATTTCAAGTGGTTGTACTTAGGGATGAACAACACATTGGTGGCCAATATATTTGGTTGATTAGTAAAATGATAGAATTATAATTGTTGTTCTGGAAGTGGAATTTCAGCCGATGATTAAGTAATATGGTGAGTTGATATACAATTTTGAAATTGTTGAGTCAAAGATTAAAGAGATACTTCAATTCATGAGTAAAGTAAATTCATTAAAGTAAATGTAAACATCTATTTAAAGCTTGATAAACTGTTGGTCCTTTCAAGAAGGTAAAACatgtttctaaaatgtttaaCAGTAAATACTGTTTGAGAACATTCATATATGTAGGCTATACCTGTTAAAGATTTCGGATCTTTTTGAAAAAACTGATCCGTGATTGATTAGTTATATCTGCAAGGTGGGAAGCGGGAGCTCTCAGCGCGATGCCTCATTCTCGGTGGAGCTACGGGAAAGTaaccctcctcctcatcccgttccCTCCCCctcactaaccccccaacccccaaccccttcttgtcggttattggctggaacactgtttgttatgtttcgtggtgcaggttgacacagtttgtttttgttgccatttgtggagcctgggctgtctacagagaccacatttttttacagtgtgttcaggggacaggcagctagtggatagtgaggagatgtctGCTGTATGGGAAAAaacatgttgtagcctaaaaaacgtgtgacgtcacttagagcacctttaaactgTAAGAAATAGGTTAGccattttggttttgttttaaatgtgttagaAGCTGTATATTCATGTTAAgtgcttaattaaatattagCAGTCTAAAATGACTCCTAGCAGCCATTACAGATTGGCACGGGTGGGACATGAAAGGTACACGTGGTGTATGCATCCCCATACTCTGAAAGTTCAAATGGATGTGTGTAGTAAAAATGACCGTATATTGTGTTGCTATTTTTGGAAACTATTCATTGTAAGTAAGAAAGAATTCACAGAGAAATTAATatgtttaaataatgttttgttcATGTAAAGCATATTTAAGAGCATAAATGTAAGCTTTTGTTTATACTATTTTTGTTACTGTTCACCTGAAAGCGAGTAATTGTAATTGTGCATTCAAATAtctttttgcatttattttaaatacaacaaTTCTCGATGGAGCTACTAGAGAGAAAACATCGTTGTATGAGTGATCATTTCTATCTCGCATTTCCAGGTTGTTACAGTTACATAtgataatgaatgaataatgcaacagagTGGTTTTCCAGTTTACTCAAAAAAAACctgctgatttaaaaaaaatgtgaaacttTTCTCGGAAACCAAACTTGCCACCATAGGTGGCTATGAGCATGTGAGCATGTTTCCTATACAGTGTCACTTCAGGTTTAGCCAATCAAACGCATTCTTGTCTCTAAAGAGAGGAGAAACCAACGATATTCTGTCATTCAACACAGAAACTTCAACACAATGACATCTCcagtgttttctctctttctcacatgtT
This genomic window contains:
- the LOC114545813 gene encoding uncharacterized protein LOC114545813 codes for the protein MMTSPKFLFFYRTCLFCGKVAQTTDPKLSSSFHQESGLVSAKTGGNFTLRGFYEDNVASRFHWYKQTLRQKPRLISTYYKYEKYGTFHDEFKNNSRFTLDTETGKYNLKITDLRVSDSATYYYASNKLIIEFAEGTLVDVEGSGLKVPAMVHQSASETIQPGGSVTLDCTVHTGTCDGEHSVYWFKNSEESQPGLIYTHGGRNDQCKRKPNTQPHTCVYKLPMKSLNLSHTGTYYCAVASCGHILFGNGTKLELEDEDSPVLVYFLSGTSTFTTILSVLLALTVCVMNKGNSCQSKESQARCPAPPTVKAKGDQHAENLHYAALSADLSNRSRGQRDPTWSECVYYSVKQ